A window of Streptomyces profundus genomic DNA:
CAGTCAATCCGCTTCACCGGCGGCAGTCAGTCGGTGGGCGCTTCACCGGCGGCAGCCGGTAGCCGGTGGCCGCTTGGCTGACGGCAGTCACTCCGCTTCGCCGGCGGCAGCCGGTAGCCGGTAGTCGGCGCGCGGGGGTCGGGGTGGCTGCCTAGCCGACGGCAGTCACGCCGCTTGGGCGACGGCAGTCGGTCAGTGGGGGCGGAAGGTGCGGCGGCGGTGGGGGGTGGTGGGGAGGGAGGTCGCGCGGTCCCAGTCGGTACGGTCGGCCACCACGGGGGCGGGGGACCGTGCGGCCTTGGCGCGGTACTGGGCCGCGTCCGCGAGCCGGAGGAGTCGGCGGCTGGAGCGCAGCCGACCCGGCACCGCGACCGTCGAGGCGACTCCGCAGGCCACCCCCTCGCTCAGCTCCAACGCCGAGGCCCCCCGGCAGACCTCGCCGGCTATCCGCTCCACCTCGGCCACCTCGGCGCCCACCGCGAACAGGCAGAACTCGTCCCCGCCCAGCCGCGCGGCCAGCGCGCCCGGCAGGTCGGCGGCGGCGCCCGAGAGCACGCCCGCGAACCGGATCAGCAGCCGGTCCCCCGCCGCGTGCCCATAGGTGTCGTTGACCCGTTTCAGGCCGTTCACATCGCAGACCACCAGGCTCAGCTCAGCGCCCGAGGCGTGGTGGTGCCGCAGGCCCTCGGCCAGCGCGTGGTCGACGGCCCGCCGGTTGGCCAGGCCGGTCAACGCGTCGGTGAACGCCAACCGCCGTGCGTCGGCGAGCCGTTCGTACTGGGCCAGGCCGGCGGCCAACACCGCCGCGAGCGCCGGCGCGAACGCCAGATCGCGCGCGCCGAACACGGGATCCGAGCGCCCCCTGGCGACATAGAGCTCCCCCCAGACCGTCCCCCGCACCAGGATCGGCGCCATCAGCGCGCTGCCCCGGCCCCGCGCGCGCAGCGCGTCCGCTCGGGGACCCTGGCCGCCGGCCTCGGCCAGCAGTGCCGCGCCCTCGGACCCGACCGGCGGCCCACTCACCCACTCCTCGACGGGATGGAACTCGGCCTCGGGGAACGGCCGCTCGTCCGCCCCCAACTGCCCCACGTTGACCAGGACCCGCAGCCGGGGCCTGCTCGGCTCCCGTTCCCACTCGTGGACCGATATCGCCGCGAAGGAGCCGCCGAGCGCGTGCCGCGCCCGCTCCGCGCCGGCCCGGGCGGCCTCGGCGAGGCCGTGCTCGGCGGCCATCCCGCGCGCGACCTCGGCCAGCGACCACAGCCTCTGCTCAGCCATGGGCCCAGGCTATGACCGTTCCCACCGGTTTGTTACCTTCAGCTACTCCCTGCCCGTTTCTCCCGGCGGCCGAGGTCAGGGCCTGGCGTCAAGTCCTGGCCAGTTCGGCGGTCGCTTCTCGTTGAACGCGGCGATGCCCTCGACGCGGTCGGCGGAGAAGGCCACCGCGTGCCAGGCGGCGTCCTCCACCTCAAGGCCCGCCCGCAGGTCGAGCCCCCCGCCCAGCCGCAGCGCCCGTTTCGCCGCCCGCACCCCGACGGGCGAGTTGCCCGCGATCCGCCGGGCCACGGCGAGCGCCTCGGTCCGCTCCTCGCCGGCCGCCGCCAGCTGGTCGACCAGGCCCAGCGTGTGCGCCTCCGCCGCCGGCACCTTGCGGGCGGTGAAGATCAGTTCGGCGGCCCTGGCGGCGCCGACCCGGCGCGGCAACAGCTGCGTGCCGCCGCCACCGGGCAGCACCCCGACCGACACCTCGGGCAGGCCGACCACCGCGCTCTCGTCGGCCACGATCAGGTCGCAGCTGAGCGCCAACTCGTAGCCGCCGCCCAGCGCGAAGCCGCGCACCGCGGCGATCACCGGCATCGGCAGGTCGAGCACCCCG
This region includes:
- a CDS encoding GGDEF domain-containing protein, yielding MAEQRLWSLAEVARGMAAEHGLAEAARAGAERARHALGGSFAAISVHEWEREPSRPRLRVLVNVGQLGADERPFPEAEFHPVEEWVSGPPVGSEGAALLAEAGGQGPRADALRARGRGSALMAPILVRGTVWGELYVARGRSDPVFGARDLAFAPALAAVLAAGLAQYERLADARRLAFTDALTGLANRRAVDHALAEGLRHHHASGAELSLVVCDVNGLKRVNDTYGHAAGDRLLIRFAGVLSGAAADLPGALAARLGGDEFCLFAVGAEVAEVERIAGEVCRGASALELSEGVACGVASTVAVPGRLRSSRRLLRLADAAQYRAKAARSPAPVVADRTDWDRATSLPTTPHRRRTFRPH
- a CDS encoding enoyl-CoA hydratase/isomerase family protein, which translates into the protein MSERDDTAEQGAEQRYGDGIAVLRDEGTGVVQLLLDRPEAMNALSSRLAAALAEACAALAANRTVRAVVLGSTHERAFCVGADLKERNRLDDAGLRRQRAVLRAAFGGVLDLPMPVIAAVRGFALGGGYELALSCDLIVADESAVVGLPEVSVGVLPGGGGTQLLPRRVGAARAAELIFTARKVPAAEAHTLGLVDQLAAAGEERTEALAVARRIAGNSPVGVRAAKRALRLGGGLDLRAGLEVEDAAWHAVAFSADRVEGIAAFNEKRPPNWPGLDARP